The Deltaproteobacteria bacterium genomic interval GGTCCCACATGCCCCCGTACAGCTTCTCCAGGTCGTGGAACAGGTGGTGTTGGAACCTGGGCGCTCCGCTCACCGGCAAGCTCACGCCGAACACCGTGTACACGCCGGACGCCACAAAGTACTGCCCGATGCTGATGGCTTTCTCGCTCATCCATTCCGGAGCGGAACCGGCCGCCGGCAGGTCGCTGAT includes:
- a CDS encoding carbon monoxide dehydrogenase translates to ISDLPAAGSAPEWMSEKAISIGQYFVASGVYTVFGVSLPVSGAPRFQHHLFHDLEKLYGGMWDLVEDPYEHARKMIDHIDKKRRALGIDKKRERVLMDMADRQKLEAA